GCCCGTATGATGAGGTGTTGAAGCCACCCGCGCAGCCGCGCACACAGGAGCTCCGATGAGAATTCTGCTTGCCGTCGACGGCAGTCCCTACACCCGCAAGATGCTGGACTACCTGGCCAGCCACGATGAAATGCTCGGCCCCGAGCACCAGTACACCGCCCTCACCGTGCAGACGGCACTGCCGCCGCGCGCCCGCGGCGCGCTGAGCAAGGAGCTGGTGCAAAGCTATTACGACGAAGAGGCCGAGGCGGTGATGCAGCCGGTGCGCGAGTTCGTGGCGCGCAAGGGCGTGCAGGTGCAAACCGTTGCCAAGGTCGGCCTGGTGGCCGAGACCATCGCGGCCATGGCCGAATCGGGCCCTTTCGATCTGATCGTCATGGGCACGCAGGGCCACGGGGCGCTGGGCAAGCTGGTCATGGGCTCGGTCAGCACCAAGGTGCTGGCCAGGTGCAGCGTGCCGGTGCTGCTGGTACGGTGAGGGCCATGGCAGGCATGAACCTGGCCCGCGGGCCGATCGTCCGCCTGGCCGCTCTGGCCACCGTCTGTCTGGCCACCGGCCTGCTGGGGGCCTGCGCTGCCATGAGCGTGGAGGAATGCCGCAGCGCCAACTGGGGCGAGCAAGGCATGCGCGACGCCATGAACGGCTATCCGCGCGCACGCCTGGAAGACATCCGCCAGGCCTGTGCCGAAGGTGGGGTCGTGCCCGACGAGGCGCTGTACCGCAGCGGCTGGAACGCCGGCATCGCGCGTTTTTGCACGCCGGAAAACGGCGCGCGCTGGGGCCGCGACGGGCGTGCCTACCTCAATTCCTGCCCGCCGCAGATCGAAGCCGGCTTTCTGGAGCGCTACCGCGCGGGCCGGCGCGCCCACGATGCCGAGCAGGCGCTACGGCGTCTGCAGGCCGAGCAGGACCGCCTGCAGCGCCAGCTGGGCCTGAGCAAGGACGAGGCGGTGCTCCGTCAGTTGCGCCAGCAGCTGCGCGACCTCGACTGGCGCATTGCCCAGGCACGCGGCGACCTGGACCGCGCCGAGTGGAACCTGCGGCCGGGACGCTGAACGCCCCCTCCCGCGGCCTTTGCCGCGGCGCCGCGCAGGGTCTCCCGCAGCAGCGCGCTGCGCCCGGGCGGCGAGCTCGGGATAATCAGGACTTGTTTTCCCTGCCATCCATGTGCTCGCCCGCTCCGTGACCGCCATCCCACCCACCGCGCCGCCGCCGGCCCCGCGTGCGCTGCGCGATGCGCTGGGCATGTTCGCCACGGGCGTGACCATCGTGACCACGCTCGCGCCCGATGGCGGCCCCATCGGGCTCACCGTCAATTCCTTCAACTCGGTCTCGCTCGAACCGCCGCTGGTGCTCTGGAGCCTGTCGCACAACGCGGCGTCGCTGGCGCTTTTCTCCGAGGCCACGCACTACGTCGTCAACGTGCTGGGCGTGCACCAGCGCGAGCTGGCGGTGCGCTTTGCCACGCGCGGGCCCAAGCGCTGGGACGACGTAGCCTGGCAGCCCGGGCACACCGGCATGCCGGTGCTCGGCGGCGCCATCGCGGTATTCGAATGCGCCAACCGCAGCCGCTACCCGGAGGGCGACCACACCATCCTGGTCGGCCAGGTGCTGCACTGCGGCCACAGCGCGCACGAGGCGCCGCTGCTCTACCACGGCGGCATGTTCTATACCGAGCATCCGCTGGGCGCACTGCCGCGCGGCGCGGCCGTGAAGGCCGTGCCATGAGCAAGGCCTTCACCCGCGAAAACGACGGTGACGGCGACGAGGACGAAGACCTCGTCCCGGCGCTGCAGATTCCGGCCGGAGCGAAGAATTACCTCACCACCGAAGGCTACGAGCGCCTGCGCGGCGAACTGCTCGCGCTGATCGACGAGGAGCGTCCCAAGGTGGTGGAAGTGGTGCACTGGGCCGCGCTCAACGGCGACCGCTCGGAAAACGGCG
This portion of the Comamonas flocculans genome encodes:
- a CDS encoding universal stress protein, with the protein product MRILLAVDGSPYTRKMLDYLASHDEMLGPEHQYTALTVQTALPPRARGALSKELVQSYYDEEAEAVMQPVREFVARKGVQVQTVAKVGLVAETIAAMAESGPFDLIVMGTQGHGALGKLVMGSVSTKVLARCSVPVLLVR
- a CDS encoding DUF2799 domain-containing protein, whose translation is MAGMNLARGPIVRLAALATVCLATGLLGACAAMSVEECRSANWGEQGMRDAMNGYPRARLEDIRQACAEGGVVPDEALYRSGWNAGIARFCTPENGARWGRDGRAYLNSCPPQIEAGFLERYRAGRRAHDAEQALRRLQAEQDRLQRQLGLSKDEAVLRQLRQQLRDLDWRIAQARGDLDRAEWNLRPGR
- a CDS encoding flavin reductase family protein, with translation MTAIPPTAPPPAPRALRDALGMFATGVTIVTTLAPDGGPIGLTVNSFNSVSLEPPLVLWSLSHNAASLALFSEATHYVVNVLGVHQRELAVRFATRGPKRWDDVAWQPGHTGMPVLGGAIAVFECANRSRYPEGDHTILVGQVLHCGHSAHEAPLLYHGGMFYTEHPLGALPRGAAVKAVP